One part of the Muntiacus reevesi chromosome 20, mMunRee1.1, whole genome shotgun sequence genome encodes these proteins:
- the LOC136151102 gene encoding zinc finger and SCAN domain-containing protein 16 isoform X1, with amino-acid sequence MTTFLELEEQKGLLIVKAEDHYRGQDSISQKSSPHRRELFRQHFRKLCYQDAPGPREALTQLWDLCRQWLRPECHTKEQILDLLVLEQFLSILPRDLQAWVQAHHPETGEEAVTVLEDLERELDEPRKQVPGNSERQDALLDKLAPLRRQHESLTIQLHPKKTWQEQKSGEAQRNGDETKTKTEELSQKEDKSKDMEFLGKINDRLNKDILQYAESKDAFESEGIFEWQQRKRRCYKCDDCGKSFSHSSDLSKHRRTHTGEKPYKCDECGKSFIQRSHLIGHHRVHTGVKPYKCKECGKDFSGHTGLIQHQRIHTGEKPYECDECGRPFRVSSALIRHQRIHTADKLY; translated from the exons ATGACCACATTTCTGGAACTTGAAGAACAAAAAGGACTTCTAATAGTTAAAGCAGAAGACCACTACAGGGGACAGGACTCCATCTCACAGAAGTCCAGTCCTCACAGAAGGGAACTCTTCAGGCAACACTTCAGGAAGCTCTGCTATCAGGACGCACCTGGACCCCGTGAAGCTCTTACCCAGCTCTGGGACCTTTGCCGCCAGTGGCTGAGGCCAGAATGCCACACAAAAGAGCAGATTTTAGACCTGCTGGTGCTTGAACAATTCCTGAGCATTCTCCCCAGGGACCTGCAAGCATGGGTGCAGGCACACCATCCAGAGACTGGAGAGGAGGCAGTGACTGTGCTGGAGGATCTAGAGAGAGAGCTTGATGAACCTCGAAAGCAG GTTCCAGGCAATTCAGAAAGACAGGACGCACTTTTGGACAAGTTGGCCCCCTTGAGAAGGCAACATGAGTCATTGACTATCCAGCTTCATCCCAAGAAGACCTGGCAGGAGCAGAAATCTGGGGAGGCCCAAAGAAATG GTGATGAAACCAAGACTAAAACTGAAGAGTTGTCCCAGAAGGAAGATAAATCCAAAGACATGGAATTCCTTGGGAAGATAAATGACAGACTTAACAAAGATATTCTTCAGTATGCTGAATCCAAAGATGCTTTTGAAAGTGAGGGCATTTTTGAGTGGCAGCAGAGGAAAAGGAGATGCTATAAATGTGATGACTGTGGAAAAAGTTTCAGTCATAGCTCAGACCTTAGTAAACACAGGAGAACGcacactggagaaaagccttatAAATGCGATGAATGTGGAAAATCTTTCATTCAACGCTCACATCTCATTGGACATCATAGAGTACACACTGGGGTGAAACcctataaatgtaaagaatgcggGAAAGATTTCAGTGGGCACACAGGTCTCATTCAGCATCAGAGAATCCACACAGGTGAAAAACCCTATGAATGTGATGAGTGTGGGAGGCCCTTCCGTGTAAGTTCAGCCCTTATTAGACATCAAAGAATTCATACAGCAGATAAGCTCTACTAA
- the LOC136151102 gene encoding zinc finger and SCAN domain-containing protein 16 isoform X2: protein MTTFLELEEQKGLLIVKAEDHYRGQDSISQKSSPHRRELFRQHFRKLCYQDAPGPREALTQLWDLCRQWLRPECHTKEQILDLLVLEQFLSILPRDLQAWVQAHHPETGEEAVTVLEDLERELDEPRKQVPGNSERQDALLDKLAPLRRQHESLTIQLHPKKTWQEQKSGEAQRNDCQASCTNGNQMVLWTYPHPSDQQNWAHLE, encoded by the exons ATGACCACATTTCTGGAACTTGAAGAACAAAAAGGACTTCTAATAGTTAAAGCAGAAGACCACTACAGGGGACAGGACTCCATCTCACAGAAGTCCAGTCCTCACAGAAGGGAACTCTTCAGGCAACACTTCAGGAAGCTCTGCTATCAGGACGCACCTGGACCCCGTGAAGCTCTTACCCAGCTCTGGGACCTTTGCCGCCAGTGGCTGAGGCCAGAATGCCACACAAAAGAGCAGATTTTAGACCTGCTGGTGCTTGAACAATTCCTGAGCATTCTCCCCAGGGACCTGCAAGCATGGGTGCAGGCACACCATCCAGAGACTGGAGAGGAGGCAGTGACTGTGCTGGAGGATCTAGAGAGAGAGCTTGATGAACCTCGAAAGCAG GTTCCAGGCAATTCAGAAAGACAGGACGCACTTTTGGACAAGTTGGCCCCCTTGAGAAGGCAACATGAGTCATTGACTATCCAGCTTCATCCCAAGAAGACCTGGCAGGAGCAGAAATCTGGGGAGGCCCAAAGAAATG ACTGTCAAGCAAGTTGTACAAATGGTAATCAGATGGTTCTATGGACATATCCTCATCCCAGTGACCAGCAGAACTGGGCTCATCTGGAATGA
- the LOC136151099 gene encoding zinc finger protein ZFP2-like isoform X2 — MEIQLKDPQHQQDCDDVIRIKKEEPDIKQELTVDMESQEKLSDQVNGEAFECGETQEHKGWIERYQRNTSNERRFTCDECGKRFTLKSSLIRHKRIHPGERSYSCNVCGKTFIQSSQLTDHQRIHSQLKPHQCDECEKGFYYRAHLVQHQRIHSGEKPFQCNECGKAFHYSAGLIRHQRTHTEEKPYQCHDCGKAFHYNSGLIRHQRTHTGEKPYQCNDCGKAFCLSSHLIQHQRVHTGEKPYQCSECGKSFSQSSGLFHHQRSHSGEKPYECDECGKAFSHSSALVGHQRMHSGERPYECDVCGKAFGYSSHLLGHRRIHTGEKPYECHVCGKAFRQSSHLIVHQQIHTEEKPW; from the coding sequence ATGATGTgataagaataaagaaagaagagcCGGATATAAAGCAGGAACTTACTGTAGATATGGAATCCCAAGAGAAGTTATCAGACCAAGTCAATGGAGAGGCTTTTGAATGTGGAGAAACCCAAGAACATAAAGGATGGATAGAAAGATATCAGAGAAACACTTCAAATGAGAGGAGATTTACGTGTGATGAATGTGGGAAAAGATTCACTCTAAAGTCAAGCCTCATTAGACATAAAAGAATCCACCCTGGAGAGAGATCCTATTCGTGTAATGTATGTGGCAAAACTTTCATTCAGAGCTCACAGCTTACTGACCATCAGAGAATACATAGCCAGTTAAAACCACATCAGTGTGATGAGTGTGAGAAAGGCTTTTATTACAGGGCACATCTTGTTCAGCATCAAAGGATCCACTCTGGAGAAAAACCTTTCCAATGTAATGAGTGTGGGAAGGCTTTTCATTACAGTGCAGGCCTTATTCGACACCAGAGGACCCACACAGAAGAGAAACCATACCAGTGTCATGACTGTGGGAAAGCTTTTCATTATAACTCGGGCCTTATTCGACACCAGAGGAcccacacaggagagaaaccataCCAGTGCAACGACTGTGGGAAAGCTTTCTGTCTGAGCTCACATCTGATAcaacatcagagagttcatactggagagaagccatacCAGTGTAGTGAGTGTGGGAAAAGCTTCAGCCAGAGCTCAGGCCTCTTCCATCACCAGAGAAGCCACAGTGGGGAGAAACCATATGAATGTGATGAGTGTGGAAAGGCTTTCAGTCATAGTTCAGCTCTTGTTGGACACCAGAGAATGCACAGTGGAGAGAGGCCCTATGAGTGTGATGTGTGTGGGAAAGCTTTCGGCTATAGCTCGCATCTTCTGGGACACCGAAgaatccacactggagagaagccatatGAATGCCATGTGTGTGGAAAAGCTTTCCGGCAGAGCTCACACCTCATTGTACATCAGCAAATCCACACTGAAGAGAAGCCCTGGTAA